From a single Rosa rugosa chromosome 7, drRosRugo1.1, whole genome shotgun sequence genomic region:
- the LOC133722081 gene encoding remorin 4.1-like, with protein sequence MLNDQRVGTSREHEDDDHGDDEIVRDIHALTPPHPPQAANSGGRQREAWETGGQISPSLSVASTEGASSENFTSMSREFSALVVAGSTIPNSSFSNNDMNDGAVNNPGNNLGLGRIGEEDNMLEETNPLAIVTDNYHSSDPIASPRSIGANNNTMAGSSSSSMIGTNQGHQGEISVHVVKKEEVESKISAWQNAKIAKVNNRFKREDAVINGWESEQVQKASTWMKKIERKLEEKRARAFEKMQNDIAKAHRKAEERKASAEAKRGTKVARVLEIANLMRAVGRAPAKKSFF encoded by the exons ATGTTGAATGATCAAAGGGTTGGCACCAGCCGTGAACATGAAGATGATGATCACGGTGACGATGAGATAGTCCGGGATATCCACGCCTTGACACCACCTCATCCTCCGCAGGCTGCTAATAGTGGTGGCCGTCAAAGAGAGGCTTGGGAAACTGGTGGTCAGATATCACCATCTCTGTCCGTGGCTAGTACTGAAGGTGCTTCTAGTGAGAATTTTACTTCCATGAGTAGAGAGTTCAGTGCTCTAGTGGTTGCAGGGTCAACAATTCCGAATAGTAGTTTTAGTAACAATGATATGAATGATGGTGCTGTAAATAATCCTGGAAACAACTTGGGATTGGGTAGAATTGGAGAGGAGGACAATATGCTGGAGGAGACCAATCCCTTGGCTATAGTAACAGATAATTATCACTCTTCGGACCCAATTGCTTCTCCAAGAAGTATCGGGGCTAACAATAATACCATGGCTGGCTCTTCTTCATCAAGCATGATTGGCACTAATCAAGGGCATCAAGGTGAGATTTCTGTGCATGTGGTCAAGAAGGAAGAGGTGGAATCAAAGATATCCGCGTGGCAGAACGCAAAGATTGCCAAGGTTAACAACAGGTTCAAGAGGGAGGATGCTGTTATAAATGGTTGGGAAAGTGAGCAGGTTCAGAAAGCTTCTACATGGATGAAGAAAATTGAG AGGAAGTTGGAAGAGAAAAGAGCAAGGGCCTTCGAGAAGATGCAAAATGATATAGCCAAAGCTCACAGAAAAGCAGAGGAGAGGAAGGCATCCGCTGAGGCTAAGAGAGGAACAAAAGTGGCCAGGGTTCTTGAAATAGCCAATTTAATGAGAGCTGTTGGAAGAGCACCTGCCAAAAAGTCCTTCTTCTAA